The DNA window aatttgaaatggaTGGAGTAATAAGTTTGTTAAATTTGAGTGGTAACATCATACACCCAGGGGCGGATTTATAGAGGGGGctggggggcttcagcccccctacAACTGATGCATCAATgaaaatatggggagggtgagggagaagaagaggtggaggaaagaagaaaaatagagagtggaagaagaagagaccagcccCCTTCAATCCTATTCTGCATCCGTCACTGTATAGACCTACTGTCTTTTCGGCAAAGCTAAAAATCTGGTTGAAAAAAATACTCGTGTTTTAGGACGATGgtaaacaaatcatctaccataTACGTGGTTTCAATCCAGCCCACTCTTGGTCATATTCTTTCAATGCTAAATTTACTATAGATAAATTAAATTGCAAAAGTTAGGTGGATCTGTACTTTGGCTTATTTAGTTAACTTATAAATTGCATGATAATACATATAAATTAGCGTATACCCAGCTAATAGATGACTAATTGTTCACCTAACCAGAAGGCTACAAGGCATCTTTATATACGACGGCTTACATCGCCACAAGACATCACAATCAAGCAGCAGCACCAAAGCCACCAACCATGGCCGGCACTCATCAGCTTCTCCGCCTCCTCGTGACACTTCTTCTCATCGCCACTCTCATCGGGGCCTCCGTCGCCGACGACTCGCCGCCGGCTCCcacgccgcagccgcagccgacGGCGTACCAGATGCTGGAGCGGTACAACTTCACGCAGGGCATCCTGCCGCAGGGCGTGACGGGGTATGTCCTCAACGCCGACGGCTCCTTCGAGGTGTACCTCCCGGCGGACTGCGGCTTCCGCGCTGGCAGCATGCAGGTCCAGTACAGCAGCCGCATCGCCGGCCACATCCAGCCGCTGTCCATCACCGGCCTGGAGGGAGTGAAGGTGAAGGTGCTGTTCTCGTGGATCGGCGTCGACCAGGTCGACCGCGACGGCGACCAGCTCCGCTTCTCCGCCGGCCCCATGTCCAAGTCCTTCTCCATCGACACATTTGCCAACAGCCCGCAATGCAGCTGAGCTGAGGCTTTAGTCGATTGCAGAAGAAAAACCTGTTGTGTTTGATATTCTTGTGTGCCTTTGTTATGTGATTTTGCTAGGATGGATTGGTTACAGAGAGCGTTTAGGAATCCCTAGCTAAGGCGTGGTTAGAAACCATTCTTATTTGTAACCAGTTTGATTGTTTCTATTATTAATTCCCATTCCCCAGTTCGTTATTTATCGGCACATTTCGAGGTGAAAGAACTCAATACATGGAAAAGAGCACAATACTCTGTATTGATAAGCTCAATCTTATTTTTGGGCCTTGTTGTCATTTTAACGGCCCATGTTTCCTTGTTTTTAAAGAACAGCACAAGTGTAATATTTGATATTTATTATCAAGAAAATAGTAGCTAATACTCCTCCCATTCTAAACTATaaaaccattttgacttttctacttatatagattttgataagtacttagataaacattatgtctagatacatagtaaaacctACGCACCTAGAAAAaccaacatcttataatttagaatagatggAGTACAACACAATACTAGGTACAAGACGACATCTAAAGAAAAAAGTACACTAAAGGCCTTTCAAACCATTGTTTGTGCCACCTGTGGGAGTTTGAAGATTGCATTGAAAAGGCATGAAAACTAAGGAAGGATCGTAAtctaaaaaaaaatgaaaacaaaggaAGTCTGCAAACGTCCCCGCCACATGAGGCTTTAAATTTCGTATTAACCACTCGTTGTTAGTAATGAGCTAACATCAGCTAGAGGATCACCGTAAGCAGGCTTGCAAATCTTCACAGCCAAAATAATGGTTAGAGAAACTATACACCTTGCTGTACAACCAATAAAAAacggcctgttcgtttcgtcgtaaacgatcgtgaattatttactgctggctggtttggtatgagaaaaaaaatactatttcagtttataattcacgatcgtatacgacaaacgaacaggctgaaagtcAGTCACCCCGTCAAAAACCGGCCAGCTACTTCCTCTATTTAATGCACTAACTCCAGGATCGAGTGAACCAACCGATTTCACAGcaccaacaaaaaaaaaaggtcaaAGTCACTGCATCAAAAGCTAGCCAACTTTCACGAATTAAGGCACCAACTCCATGATCCAGAGTGAACCAACAGATCTCACAAcaccaacaaaaaaaaaaggtcaaAGTCGCCACATCAAAAGCCAACCAACTACTTTCCCTAATTAATGCACCAACTCCAGGATCTAGAGCGAACCAATAGggccttgttcactttgcaaattttttgaacccgatgaatagtattactttcgtcttatttggtaaatattgtccaattatggaccaactaggctcaaaagattcatctcgtgatttccaactaaactgtgtaattagttattttttttacctacatttaatactccatgcaagcggctaaaaattgatgtgatgaagagagagtgaaaaaacttggaatttggatggcatctaaacaaggccttgatcTCAGAACATTCCCTCGTTAGCTCTTTAATTTGTAGGTAATGGATTGAACATCGTCGAAAtagtctcgcaaaaaaaaaatcgtCGAGATAAAAGAGGCTACAAGGAGATCTTATTCCAATGCACTATTGCTACCCACGACCTTGTCTATGCCGTCATAGAATCAAATCCTCCTTGAGGAAGCCATAGTCTACTCGAACCTATACCGATACAAGATTGTCTTGTGAGATGCGAATATCGAGTAATTTGTTTCCACATAGGTTAGGTTAGTTTGTATCTTACCGTGTTGGGCACGCTTTGTGTTAGTGTTGAAAATTTCACGTAGGTTAGTTTAGCTTGTATATACCTTACTATGTTCAGCACGCTTTATGTTAGTGTTGAATAGTTTATAAAGTGTTTGTGAAAGATTAGGGCAACATTATGCGTGCAGCATCCCTTTGTAGATGGCTTGAATAGAAAGCTAAGTGGCCAGACCGGGCGGTCCAATTTTATATGCACACACACACGGCCCGGGTAAAATAATCTAGAAGGCTCTCATCTGTGGAGGCGCCCTTAGCTTTATATCTACTCCGTATAAAATAAAATATGAAGCCCAACAAACGCAAATAAAACACATCCCAAGCAGGAATATCACAAGTACCGCCGTGCCCCGGCCGTCGCAAGGGCTTGCTGATAAGGCAGCCTGTAGTATTGTCGTGGTCTCGCGTCGAGGACTTCCCTAGGGCCGTGCACATTTTTGCTCCTGTCCTTTTGTGCTGGCCGTGCAAAATACTCATGAGTTCGTAAATTCTAGAACAGCCTTCATGATTATTACTTTACCCAGCGGCCGGCCCGCAGccctagagcaaggctaataatatagccgGTTTGCTAGATGTAAGATTCTTTATAGCTTCTTTTAGCCCGCTCAAATAATAGTTAGCTCTTAATTATTAATATCTGGAccacttatctctctcacagaTTTTATTGTTTCTGGTGTCCAAGCCGGCTGTAAATCTTCTCTATCATTTTTCTGTATTCTCTGGCTCAATGTTTAGTTAGCTTACAACcctttattatacttgctctgatACGAGCGTGGCAAAGGCCTGCTGCAATAGGCTGATCCCCACACGTGGTAGTGGCCTTTTGGGCCAAAGTTAACAGAAAACGCATCGAGAAGGTTGTTGGACTGCCGTAGGCCCACATGACTTCTTTTTGTTTACAAATAATTTTCTCGTACGCAGTTCATTTTCCATTTTGTTTGTactactatttttttttcttacgATTAGATCTATAGAATTAGATGAGTTATTAAATacatgagaagctcctgaatttGTCAGGGGTATCACTTGCACCTGTAAACTTTGTATATTTCTGGCCACTAAGGGTCTGATTGGTTACTCGAATCCTTAGTCTGGCCTTTATCCTGCAGGCGTGCAGGCCCTAGCTTTCGGTTGTTTGTATCCGCATGGTAGAGAAATTGTTTGGTAGCGTGTATGCAGTACATTTCTTGCATGCGTGATGACTGGTACGCTCATTATGATTGCACATGTTGGAACTGGCTTGGGAGAAATCAAAAGCTCCTGCTTTTCCAACGAGCCTGGTTCGAGGTGCACGATTGCATCACCGGAGGCTGGCCCGAGCGCGAGTTCAAGCAACTAAACGAACGGAAGTTGCATGGAATCAGCCTAGCCAGCAAAGATCCAACCTACCAATCGCATCCTAAACTTGTTATGTGGTGCATCACAGGTCCATATCAGGTACATGGACATTTTATCTGATGTACCATTGTCGTTGCAGCGCTGACTATTATGAAGAGAGAGGAGCCGTTACAATCTACTGAGCTATGGGGGCGTGGGAGAGAAGGGGGGAGTTGTTTCAATCTACTGAGATATGGGGCGCAAGAGAGGAGGATGGGAGCCGCGGTGGGATTGCCTTGCTGGAAGGAGAGGAGAGGCTATCAGCGAGCCATGCTAAGCCAAGGGGCTTCACCAGGGAGCTGCAATGAAAAAAAGACGTGGGAGTGTGCTGTTGTGTGGCAAAAAATTCTAAGGAAAGATATAGGGAGCTCCCCACGCATCCTTGAGAGATGGGGTTGAGGGGGAGATTTAGTGGCTTCCATAAAGTAGGGACTTAAGTTGGGGCCCATTGGattaatttttgtttttctctggcACCAAAAAATAAAGTAGGGCACTGTTTATTGTCCCTACTGGAGATGTTCTAATTCAGAAGTAGACATATCTGAGTATATAGTTGCAGTTGTTTATGGAAGCACTCGTGTACAAAAGAATTAAGAAACAAAAAACAAACAACGCACGAGGTGTGATTGGGAGGTGAGAACACAGGGAAGTGTGCAATGATAGTTCTAGATATATGTGTATAAGGGCGGCTGTTTGATAGGGCTCCTCCTTAGGAGAAGCCACGATAGCTTCTTTTTttcactaaggccctgtttggcaggTGTCGTGGGATCGAAACCATGACAAACATTGTTGTTCGAGGTGGTGTTAGAGTacgtgtctccggtggctcgggtgaactcatgaacacaagaatcatagaggggatgcaacggtttatcctggttcgagccgatcgatgccctacgtccagcagccgatgatccttatactcaagagcacccaaaatcagggggttATAACAGAGTGTACATGAGAAAGAGAAGGATTTGATATGGGGATAGCTCGGtgttaatcctaaggttgcctcgtcgccggtggagccttcccctcattggagaggaggaagacaacgGGTGTGGTAGAGGacctctcggtgcccctctctgggttgcttTGCTCTTGGTGCCGAGCATTGAGCAGATCGGTGAGGAACGAAACGATCTGTCCCAGATCGTCCTGTCCCCTCTAGGATCTGACATATCCCTTATATatcgagataggtcgggtacatggcagTTTGGGGGTTGAGCCTATGGCCTACATGCGTCGGAGTCCAAGAGGGTCTTGTAGCGGCGCTCTGTGGACCATGTTGGTGTCGTGGAGTTAAAGAAGCTCTGGGCGTCATCCGGCTGCTCTGTCCTGACACGTTGAGTGTCAGGCCATGTCATCTTGGAATCCCACAGGTGTGCCTTCTGGagacttcttggtggcgaaggaggccgGCTCGAGGGGCTGATGCATGGGCCCAGAAGGCCCCGAGCCACTGGAGGCCACGGAGggacttgtcttcttgtgtcacgtccCGTACGTGACCCTGTCGGGGAGCAGTTGGCAGAGCCACGCCCAAGGGGCAGTGCTGGGGAGTCCCCGAGCCTTGGTTGGTGCCCAAGGCTGGGAGGTGGCTAAGGATCGGGTCTAGGCCCCTATCAATCGGGAGCCCTGAGCTCGGGAGAGCCCCCGAGCGTCGAGCTGAGGCGGCGAGCTTGCTCAGGCTCGGCCAGATCCTTGGTCTGAGAGTGTGCGCGAGCGTACCCAATGtgtatagcccctgagccctcgggcaatCCTAGAGGGATCGGTCGGGGGGGATCTGTTGGTCGGGAACCCTTGATTCCAAGgattaacatacccatatgttaggatctcgtcagtaGGGCTTCTCGATCGGCTCTAGGAGCTGTTCGGAGCCGTTTTCTGCCAAACGGGATAATATGAAATGGCTCC is part of the Miscanthus floridulus cultivar M001 chromosome 9, ASM1932011v1, whole genome shotgun sequence genome and encodes:
- the LOC136481788 gene encoding uncharacterized protein, which gives rise to MAGTHQLLRLLVTLLLIATLIGASVADDSPPAPTPQPQPTAYQMLERYNFTQGILPQGVTGYVLNADGSFEVYLPADCGFRAGSMQVQYSSRIAGHIQPLSITGLEGVKVKVLFSWIGVDQVDRDGDQLRFSAGPMSKSFSIDTFANSPQCS